One Leisingera sp. M658 genomic window carries:
- a CDS encoding outer membrane protein assembly factor BamE: MVAKAFHFKSVFRGAVFAAAGLALAACSSVYRKHGYVPTPDQLAEVVPGIDTRDSVAESVGIPSSTGVLNDSGYYYVATRFRHYGAAAPKPVARDLVAISFDTAGVVQGIERFSLEDGKVVPLERRVTSSSVQDNTFLRQLLGSLGNFGPDQFLQDQ; this comes from the coding sequence ATGGTTGCTAAGGCATTTCACTTTAAGTCCGTTTTTCGCGGGGCGGTTTTTGCCGCGGCGGGGCTGGCACTGGCGGCCTGTTCGTCGGTTTACCGCAAGCACGGGTATGTGCCCACGCCGGACCAGCTGGCCGAAGTGGTGCCGGGGATCGACACCCGGGATTCGGTGGCCGAAAGCGTCGGCATCCCGTCCTCGACCGGGGTGCTGAACGACAGCGGTTATTATTACGTCGCGACCCGGTTCCGCCACTATGGCGCCGCAGCCCCGAAACCGGTGGCGCGCGATCTGGTTGCGATCAGCTTTGACACCGCCGGGGTGGTGCAGGGGATTGAGCGGTTCAGCCTGGAAGACGGCAAAGTGGTGCCGCTGGAACGCCGGGTGACCAGTTCCAGCGTGCAGGACAACACGTTCCTGCGCCAGCTGTTGGGCAGCCTGGGCAACTTCGGTCCCGATCAGTTCCTGCAGGACCAGTAA